A portion of the Gossypium arboreum isolate Shixiya-1 chromosome 8, ASM2569848v2, whole genome shotgun sequence genome contains these proteins:
- the LOC108467693 gene encoding uncharacterized protein LOC108467693 has product MSSTRYSILALALASLFSASSAISFYIWRKNLIEWDSKLKELQKSLNSALEKCASERQGRIRAQQALRKAVVAQPQAKCENLDIPSYPMASIGIVQSCFSTRNGTPRQPLLVPLARACLVFDSTRVPPASLEGLEEYSHCWIIYVFHLNTDLEKLWKHPSKSKFKAKVRVPRLKGGRMGVFATRSPHRPCPIGLTVAKVEAVQGNMVLLSGVDLVDGTPVLDIKPYLPYCDSIEGAVVPNWVMLDSMLSVASVGFSDDFSSSLLDCWKSVEKKSLYSSPDELKSLVKQALSWDIRSVSQRNRPHNNLLKIGSGDASDNASDLDDSQDGEASGELIYHLILDGMDFSYKIDGNGNVMVKEVHLSSAISFGNNKKRCNFLMWKDKIK; this is encoded by the exons ATGTCCTCTACCCGATACTCCATCTTAGCATTGGCACTTGCTTCTCTGTTTTCTGCTTCTTCAGCTATCTCCT TTTATATATGGAGGAAAAATTTGATAGAATGGGATTCAAAGTTGAAAGAGCTTCAAAAATCCCTCAATTCTGCTTTGGAAAAGTGTGCTTCTGAAAGACAAGGTCGGATTAGGGCTCAACAG GCATTGAGGAAAGCAGTAGTCGCTCAACCACAAGCCAAGTGTGAGAATTTAGACATACCATCGTATCCAATGGCATCTATTGGTATCGTTCAATCTTGTTTTTCTACGAG GAATGGAACCCCTAGGCAGCCTCTACTTGTCCCTCTTGCTAGGGCATGTTTGGTTTTTGATTCAACTAGAGTGCCTCCAGCATCACTTGAGGGTCTCGAAGAATACTCTCATTGCTGGATTATATATGTATTTCATTTGAATACAGATCTGGAAAAGTTATGGAAGCATCCATCTAAATCAAAGTTTAAGGCCAAG GTCAGAGTTCCAAGATTGAAAGGAGGAAGGATGGGAGTTTTTGCTACACGATCTCCACATCGACCGTGTCCTATAGGACTCACTGTAGCAAAG GTGGAGGCAGTACAAGGAAATATGGTTCTACTCTCAGGAGTAGATCTAGTTGATGGAACA CCAGTGCTGGACATCAAACCGTATCTTCCATATTGTGACAGTATTGAAGGAGCAGTTGTACCTAACTGGGTCATG TTGGATAGTATGTTGTCAGTGGCTTCCGTTGGCTTCTCTGATGACTTCTCTTCCTCACTCCTGGACTGCTGGAAATCAGTG GAGAAGAAGTCCCTATATTCTTCACCAGATGAGCTCAAAAGCTTGGTAAAACAAGCCCTTTCATGGGATATTCGTTCAGTATCTCAACGAAACCGACCTCATAATAATCTCCTCAAAATAGGAAGTGGTGATGCCTCTGATAATGCTTCAGATTTGGATGATTCCCAAGATGGAGAAGCTTCTGGAGAGTTAATTTATCACCTGATTTTGGATGGAATGGATTTCTCTTACAAGATTGATGGCAATGGCAATGTGATGGTGAAGGAAGTCCATCTTTCATCTGCCATCTCCTTTGGTAATAATAAAAAACGTTGCAATTTCTTGATGTGGAAGGACAAGATTAAATAA